From a region of the Trichoderma atroviride chromosome 6, complete sequence genome:
- a CDS encoding uncharacterized protein (EggNog:ENOG41), whose translation MNMANMLLNLDLLLSRNGFPFSGQLQSNRIARRNTPSGAHDLVLHPDVPESERDKKLWIVDRILEPQAIPHFIESMAFGILSDGSKSSFPPLSEDVIMLMQQPMATWAPAPYNTSHDRLVQQLMTRIGSHEDADRLVPIEKKLHAMKSRLWEGVMPLSERRWKDLSLDSPQNFHAACQYIAGATNAFHYLNLPPIKAALRETYNLIWGHLRHFEDAFNAKNRLEQKPEVKIAARWHEYIKTHFNSISAHAHRWVINSVDRLRRPILEELAAHPPSAGSDMDPQQWDLTNKLHDLLENAGQADSGIFLPMDGYEGESLRSQDDAPPLPGANEPYRTEPISFSANTYARKGDYYLRLKYLSRAELWLGQDRSTDQPPEPGLPTGFDLMNNTARSAYCQVIAQEKTRLELRGPPVPLEQQLWVETANRYLGTPNNFEWGFVAYRLSHDHTDEEWEQFKTKFEADIANWGHELTGVDNLRGRSVIHWRDAKDLEVSDDDVDALRTKFQEFRESADFPSGVHSDILLGADKGVIDSYLNPTPEQGGFVMTIDADFDPNSPDDERSEESPGYSGVVRVLGSILWDDVGALVVTQTQHLSDLWPLAMHHPHNVYEGPLGEI comes from the exons ATGAACATGGCAAATATGCTGTTAAATCTTGATCTCCTGCTGAGCCGCAATGGCTTTCCGTTCTCGGGCCAGCTCCAAAGCAACCGCATCGCCCGGCGCAACACTCCGTCTGGAGCTCACGATCTGGTCCTGCATCCGGATGTGCCCGAGAGCGAGCGCGACAAGAAGCTTTGGATTGTGGACAGAATCCTGGAGCCGCAAGCCATTCCTCATTTCATCGAGTCCATGGCGTTTGGAATTCTTTCCGATGGCTCCAAATCATCATTTCCGCCGCTCTCCGAGGACGTGATTATGCTGATGCAGCAGCCCATGGCAACGTGGGCGCCGGCTCCGTACAACACCAGCCATGACAGACTTGTACAGCAGCTCATGACTCGCATTGGCTCCCACGAGGATGCAGATCGTTTGGTGCCCATCGAAAAGAAGCTTCATGCGATGAAGTCGAGGTTATGGGAAGGCGTCATGCCTCTTTCCGAGCGGCGCTGGAAGGATCTTTCTCTAGACTCTCCGCAAAACTTTCACGCGGCATGCCAGTATATTGCCGGTGCGACAAATGCCTTTCACTATCTGAATCTTCCTCCTATCAAAGCTGCTCTTCGCGAGACCTACAATCTGATATGGGGACACTTGCGCCATTTCGAAGACGCGTTCAACGCCAAGAATAGGCTGGAACAGAAGCCAGAAGTCAAAATTGCGGCAAGATGGCACGAGTACATCAAGACGCACTTCAACTCTATCTCTGCACATGCCCACCGCTGGGTTATTAACAGCGTTGATCGTCTCCGCCGTCCTATCCTCGAAGAGCTCGCGGCTCATCCTCCATCAGCTGGGTCTGATATGGACCCGCAGCAGTGGGATTTGACAAACAAGCTCCATGACCTGTTGGAAAATGCAGGTCAAGCTGATTCGGGCATCTTTCTACCAATGGACGGATATGAAGGAGAAAGCCTTCGTTCCCAAGACGATGCGCCGCCACTTCCTGGCGCCAACGAGCCCTATCGCACGGAGCCCATCTCCTTTTCTGCGAATACCTACGCTAGAAAGGGCGACTACTACTTGAGACTCAAGTATCTATCACGGGCTGAGCTATGGCTCGGCCAAGATCGCTCAACTGACCAGCCCCCGGAGCCCGGCCTGCCGACTGGCTTTGATCTTATGAACAACACTGCACGGAGTGCTTATTGCCAAGTAATAGCTCAGGAGAAGACAAGACTTGAACTTCGAGGACCGCCAGTGCCCTTGGAACAACAGCTCTGGGTGGAAACAGCGAATCGATATCTTGGCACGCCGAATAACTTTGAATGGGGATTCGTGGCGTACCGCCTTTCTCACGATCACACGGATGAAGAGTGGGAGCAGTTCAAGACCAAGTTTGAGGCTGATATCGCGAATTGGGGCCATGAGCTGACTGGGGTTGACAATCTGAGAGGACGTTCGGTGATCCATTGGCGAGATGCCAAGGACCTGGAAGTCTCTGATGACGATGTCGACGCCCTTAGAAC TAAATTCCAGGAATTCCGCGAATCAGCAGACTTCCCATCTGGCGTTCACTCTGATATCCTCCTTGGTGCAGACAAGGGCGTCATCGACTCCTATCTTAATCCCACGCCGGAGCAGGGCGGCTTTGTCATGACCATTGACGCTGATTTCGATCCCAACTCGCCTGATGACGAGCGCTCGGAAGAGTCGCCGGGTTATAGCGGCGTTGTGCGCGTTCTTGGAAGCATCCTCTGGGACGATGTTGGCGCTCTTGTCGTTACGCAGACGCAGCATTTGAGTGACTTGTGGCCATTGGCGATGCATCACCCGCATAACGTGTACGAAGGGCCGCTTGGTGAGATTTAG
- a CDS encoding uncharacterized protein (EggNog:ENOG41~SECRETED:SignalP(1-24)), giving the protein MVHRIAFWSCFGLAVRFWQVGIEMRPFFNRSSLWAYPVYALGGASFGHWLQGVDDRQAAQLGERKRALLEKRARKAQRDAERGQEA; this is encoded by the exons ATGGTCCACCGCATCGCTTTCTGGAGCTGCTTCG GCCTCGCCGTGCGCTTCTGGCAAGTCGGCATCGAGATGCGCCCCTTCTTCAACCGCTCCTCGCTGTGGGCGTACCCCGTCTATGCCCTCGGCGGCGCGAGCTTCGGACACTGGCTGCAGGGCGTCGACGACAGACAGGCCGCGCAGCTGGGCGAGCGGAAGAGGGCTctgttggagaagagggcgaggaagGCACAGCGCGATGCTGAGAGGGGACAGGAGGCTTAA
- a CDS encoding uncharacterized protein (EggNog:ENOG41): MAKLTLTSTYKMKSGYEIPVLGFGTAAGASQGFKIGHDKAVTAIVHALKAGYRHFDSARMYDSEKACGEAFKLSGIPREEIFVTTKVRKGGYKETKKAVEKSLQETGLDYIDLYLNHSPYGGPEARKGTWKALVEAKHEGKIRSMGVSNYGVHHLEETLAYIKELEGELGEGNAGEISVGQWELHPWLAHPDIVEWCNKHGVVMEAYCPIAKGQRFEEPQVQALMQKYGKTGAQILLRWSLQKGFVPLPKSETPSRIEANAELYDFELAEEDMITLDFDSYSPTTWDPTVSPLGN; this comes from the exons ATGGCCAAGTTGACTCTAACGTCCACATATAAAATGAAGTCGGGGTACGAGATTCCCGTATTAGGCTTTGGG ACCGCAGCTGGAGCTAGCCAAGGCTTTAAAATCGGGCACGACAAGGCCGTCACCGCTATTGTCCATGCCTTGAAAGCCGGATACAGACATTTCGATTCCGCGCGCATGTATGACAGCGAAAAGGCCTGTGGAGAAGCGTTCAAGTTGTCAGGCATTCCTCGCGAGGAGATTTTCGTCACCACAAAAGTTCGCAAGGGCGGATACAAAGAGACCAAAAAGGCCGTTGAAAAGAGTCTTCAGGAGACGGGGCTGGATTACATCGACTTGTATCTCAACCACAGTCCATATGGGGGCCCAGAGGCGAGAAAGGGCACGTGGAAAGCTTTGGTAGAAGCAAAGCATGAAGGCAAGATTCGATCTATGGGAGTGTCCAACTATGGCGTGCATCATCTTGAAGAGACCCTCGCAtacatcaaggagctggagggcgAGCTTGGCGAAGGGAACGCAGGGGAGATTAGCGTTGGCCAGTGGGAGCTGCATCCCTGGTTGGCGCATCCAGATATCGTGGAATGGTGCAATAAGCATGGGGTTGTGATGGAAGCGTATTGTCCGATTGCCAAGGGACAGCGATTTGAGGAGCCGCAGGTGCAGGCTCTTATGCAGAAGTATGGGAAGACGGGAGCTCAGATTTTGCTGCGATGGAGTTTACAAAAG GGCTTTGTTCCTTTGCCAAAGAGTGAAACGCCGTCTAGAATTGAGGCCAATGCGGAACTCTACGATTTTGAATTGGCGGAAGAGGATATGATAACGTTGGATTTTGACTCTTATTCTCCGACTACATGGGATCCTACGGTCAGTCCTCTTGGTAATTAG
- a CDS encoding uncharacterized protein (BUSCO:EOG092D0UBQ): MEQFLRDWRQDALNKAQYESAIFIGDKLLALTHDDNDAFWLAQVHFATGNYTRAQAFLSKQDLIGRNPACRYLAGHCLIKQSRFEEALAVLGERNPTHLISNGPSNKRKASAQPRGGRRRDDDAGDEEAATRRFEAAMCFLRGICYAKQNAFDRAKECYKDAVRIDVQCFEAFQQLMKNSLLSPDEEWQFLDSLDFDSIQLTGDPKSSQEAAEFTKMLYTTRLSKYRNPAAFDTAYDSLSTHYQLAANPDLQLARADLLYTQCRYRDALTITNAILEEDKYNFAIYPVHLACLYELKMKNLLFLIAHDLADTHPEEPCTWLAVGIYYFSIKKIAEARRYFSKASMMDAHFGPAWIGFAHTFAEEGEHDQAISAYSTAARLFMGTHLPQIFLGMQNHALNNMTIAEEFLKTAYGLCKSDPLLLNEMGIVKYHQDKPKEAVQYFTAALKVADENDSEPSAWLSARANLGHAFRRLRHFNRALAEFDEVLRAGGKDAAIFSAKGLILMEQNRPQEAVVVLHEALAIHPQDSIATELLNKALEETALVDGAAEDEAEDLADFEQHLERRKLEASHKSNGKRTGRGTMDKGKGRLGRRRTMLIDDEDEREETGMDMTDDIDDEA, encoded by the exons ATGGAGCAGTTTCTGAGGGACTGGAGACAGGATGCCCTCAACAAGGCGCAGTATGAATCGGCCATCTTTATTGGCGACAAGCTTCTTGCTTTGACTC ATGACGACAACGACGCCTTCTGGCTGGCACAGGTTCACTTTGCGACTGGAAACTACACACGAGCCCAAGCATTCCTCTCCAAACAAGACCTCATCGGCCGCAACCCAGCCTGTCGCTATCTGGCCGGTCACTGCCTCATCAAGCAATCACGATTCGAAGAAGCTCTGGCCGTCCTTGGCGAGCGCAACCCGACACACCTGATATCCAATGGCCCGAGCAACAAGCGAAAAGCTTCCGCCCAGCCTCGAGGCGGACGCAGAcgagacgacgatgcgggagatgaagaggcagcGACCCGAAGATTCGAGGCAGCTATGTGCTTCCTCCGGGGCATTTGCTATGCGAAGCAAAACGCCTTTGACAGAGCCAAGGAATGCTACAAGGACGCCGTGCGGATTGATGTGCAGTGCTTCGAAGCCTTCCAGCAGTTGATGAAGAACTCGCTTCTGTCGCCGGACGAGGAGTGGCAATTTCTAGACAGCCTAGACTTTGACTCAATACAGCTAACGGGAGACCCAAAGTCTTCCCAGGAGGCGGCCGAATTCACAAAGATGCTCTACACTACTCGATTATCCAAATACAGGAACCCTGCCGCATTCGACACGGCCTACGACTCGCTGTCAACGCATTATCAGCTGGCCGCTAATCCTGACCTGCAGCTTGCCCGAGCCGACTTACTATATACACAATGCCGATACCGAGATGCATTGACGATTACCAATGCCATcctggaagaagacaagTACAACTTTGCCATATACCCCGTTCACTTGGCCTGTCTATACGagctcaagatgaagaaccTACTATTCCTGATAGCCCACGATCTGGCAGACACTCACCCCGAAGAGCCGTGTACATGGTTGGCGGTGGGCATTTACTATTtcagcatcaagaagattgcaGAAGCCAGACGGTATTTCAGCAAAGCGAGCATGATGGACGCGCATTTTGGCCCGGCCTGGATCGGCTTTGCGCACACATTTgccgaagaaggagagcacGACCAGGCCATTTCAGCTTACTCGACCGCGGCTCGCCTCTTTATGGGCACTCATCTACCGCAAATCTTCCTCGGAATGCAAAACCACGCTTTGAACAACATGACGATTGCAGAAGAATTCTTAAAGACTGCCTACGGGCTGTGCAAGTCAGATCCGCTGCTCTTGAACGAGATGGGCATCGTCAAGTATCATCAAGACAAGCCGAAAGAGGCTGTCCAGTACTTTACAGCTGCGCTCAAGGTTGCCGACGAAAATGATAGTGAGCCGTCAGCATGGCTTTCGGCGAGGGCAAACTTGGGCCATGCATTTCGCCGGCTGCGCCACTTCAACCGTGCTCTGGCAGAATTCGATGAAGTATTGCGGGCGGGTGGAAAGGATGCTGCCATCTTTAGTGCCAAGGGGCTTATTCTGATGGAACAGAATAGGCCGCAGGAGGCTGTTGTTGTCCTCCATGAGGCTCTAGCCATTCACCCGCAAGACAGCATCGCAACAGAGCTCTTAAACAAGGCATTAGAAGAAACGGCCTTGGTGGATGGCGCTGCAGAAGACGAGGCCGAAGATTTGGCAGATTTCGAGCAACAtttggaaagaaggaaacTCGAAGCATCACACAAATCAAATGGCAAAAGGACAGGGCGCGGCACGATGGATAAAGGCAAGGGCAGACTGGGTCGGCGAAGGACGATGTTGattgacgatgaggacgaaaGGGAAGAGACTGGAATGGATATGACTGATGACATTGATGACGAGGCCTAG
- a CDS encoding uncharacterized protein (EggNog:ENOG41), protein MQRKCICVRRYYLRDRSLRIQRTMTEIDKIGRFIEAMKTVYGPFDQVSNDEAPGWSFPDDPGAGGHRGRYLWTDAFGVVNFITLFKETAKPKYLTLAKRLVTTVHDVLGRTRDGQKRLDGATDEEPLRGGLRIGKLDAKGHDGDGQYHHYLTLWMFALNRLSIAAGETEYNDLAIQLARSIHPRFLMHCLSGDLRMVWKISTDMKSVLVQSEGHLDAATGYVVYKLLQSTAAKQGHRNGVLSQEVSDYWNLMTRKGSLSPGNDSLDLGMGLWMCHIWADEPWAAKLSGKALVRVEELLGEDSPVMQRSASHRLAFREFGTCVGVACWDVSDYLETRVAALVRFWDGHLDSRDTEDELKPISRVMYATALNAGAFRIGYLEDGE, encoded by the exons ATGCAGAGAAAATGCATATGTGTGAGACGCTACTATTTGCGTGACAGATCACTTCGCATACAAAGGACTATGACCGAAATCGACAAGATCGGCCGCTTCAtcgaggcgatgaagacagTGTACGGCCCATTTGACCAAGTGTCAAATGACGAGGCACCTGGCTGGAGTTTTCCTGACGATCCTGGAGCTGGAGGCCATCGCGGTAGGTATCTCTGGACGGACGCTTTTGGAGTTGTCAACTTCATCACTCTGTTTAAGGAAACAGCCAAGCCCAAGTATCTGACGCTAGCTAAGCGGCTGGTCACAACTGTTCACGATGTCCTTGGCCGAACAAGAGATGGACAAAAAAGACTGGATGGTGCTACGGACGAGGAGCCTTTGAGAGGGGGTTTGAGAATCGGGAAACTGGATGCAAagggccatgatggcgatggacaGTATCATCATTACCTTACGCTGTGGATGTTTGCACTGAATCGTCTCTCCATTGCTGCGGGCGAGACCGAGTATAATGATTTGGCTATACAGCTGGCGAGGTCGATTCATCCGCGCTTTCTCATGCATTGCCTCTCTGGTGATTTGCGAATGGTGTGGAAGATTTCCACCGATATGAAGAGCGTGCTTGTCCAGTCAGAGGGCCACCTCGATGCAGCGACTGGATACGTTGTCTACAAGCTACTCCAGAGCACAGCCGCGAAACAAGGCCATCGAAATGGCGTGCTGTCTCAAGAAGTCAGCGATTACTGGAACCTCATGACGCGAAAGGGCAGCCTATCTCCCGGAAACGACTCTTTAGACTTGGGAATGGGCCTTTGGATGTGCCATATCTGGGCAGACGAGCCGTGGGCTGCGAAACTCTCAGGCAAGGCTCTAGTCAGAGTCGAAGAGCTGCTCGGTGAGGATTCGCCAGTGATGCAGCGAAGTGCATCCCACAGACTGGCCTTTCGCGAGTTTGGCACCTGCGTTGGCGTTGCGTGCTGGGACGTCAGTGATTATTTAGAGACTCGGGTGGCGGCTCTTGTGAGATTCTGGGATGGGCATTTGGATAGTAGAGATACGGAGGATGAACTCAAGCCGATATCGCGGGTTATGTATGCGACGGCTTTGAACGCGGGAG CGTTTCGGATAGGGTACCTTGAGGATGGCGAATGA
- a CDS encoding uncharacterized protein (MEROPS:MER0011829) produces the protein MARTTDQRVGSDDSTLVMSTGVIGQRLPIQKIVDHIPMAYHHAGESHRHWLDCAKAICTTDTFPKLMSRSFELPSSPGVEYRIAGMTKGAGMMAPNLATMLTILATDAPIAPSLMNPLLKYSVDRSFNALTIDGDTSTNDTVALLANGAAGGKEISSEQSADYEAFKELLTDFSAELAKYLVRDGEGATKFVTIRVVDGASEEASREIARAIARSPLVKTALYGKDANWGRILCAAGYALISPPGQPVNDVPEIIPERTSVSFVPTDGSAELKLLVNGEPENVDEQRASEILEMEDLEILVRLGTGDKSIVHWTCDFSHDYVTINGDYRT, from the exons ATGGCGAGGACGACGGACCAGCGGGTTGGCAGCGATGATTCGACGCTGGTGATGAGCACGGGCGTCATTGGACAGAG GCTTCCTATCCAGAAAATCGTGGACCACATCCCCATGGCCTATCACCATGCCGGAGAGTCTCACAGGCACTGGCTCGACTGTGCCAAGGCCATCTGCACCACCGACACTTTCCCCAAGCTCATGTCGAGGTCCTTTGAgctgccttcttcgcctggCGTCGAGTACCGCATTGCGGGCATGACCAAGGGTGCCGGCATGATGGCCCCCAATCTGGCTACTATGCTCACCATCTTGGCCACCGATGCTCCCATTGCGCCCAGCCTCATGAACCCTCTGCTGAAATACTCGGTGGATCGCTCATTCAATGCTCTTACCATTGACGGCGACACCTCGACCAACGATACCGTGGCTCTTCTTGCCAATGGCGCGGCTGGCGGCAAGGAGATTTCATCTGAGCAGTCTGCCGACTACGAGGCCTTCAAGGAACTCCTGACTGACTTTTCTGCCGAGCTCGCCAAATACCTTGTCCGCGACGGCGAGGGAGCCACCAAATTTGTCACCATCCGTGTCGTGGACGGTGCTTCCGAGGAGGCGTCTCGGGAAATCGCCCGAGCCATTGCTCGCTCTCCTCTCGTCAAGACAGCCCTCTACGGCAAGGATGCCAACTGGGGCCGTATTCTGTGTGCGGCCGGCTACGCGCTTATTTCGCCTCCTGGCCAGCCTGTCAACGACGTCCCTGAGATTATCCCCGAGCGGACGAGCGTGTCTTTTGTGCCCACGGACGGCTCGGcggagctgaagctgctggtgAATGGTGAGCCGGAGAATGTCGATGAGCAGAGGGCGAGCGAGATTCTCGAGATGGAAGACTTGGAGATTCTGGTGAGGCTGGGGACGGGTGACAAAAGCATTGTGCACTGGACTTGTGACTTTAGTCACGATTATGTTACGATTAATGGAGACTACCGGACATAG